One genomic window of Gossypium hirsutum isolate 1008001.06 chromosome D11, Gossypium_hirsutum_v2.1, whole genome shotgun sequence includes the following:
- the LOC107949282 gene encoding uncharacterized protein isoform X2: MKKSRSSLMFLLVWLIFVSHQIVSVVCETGQYIDDEEEKTSFFHVVSSTISSLKKSHLTSWEKIKTVLHGLQLKFTPPNLEAPGTGTTGVSESAGEDTKKGIKQTGTIGGSESAGENIKEAAKKSVEAGTETVEKTAKSAADAVHHTAEKLKETVSDNKGSRDDL; encoded by the exons ATGAAAAAATCTAGAAGCAGCTTGATGTTCCTTCTTGTTTGGTTAATCTTTGTGTCACATCAAATTGTATCAGTAGTTTGTGAAACAGGGCAATACATTGACGACGAAGAAGAGAAAACATCCTTCTTCCATGTCGTATCAAGCACCATTTCTTCCTTGAAGAAATCTCATCTTACTTCTTGGGAAAAGATCAAAACCGTTCTCCATGGCCTCCAGCTCAAGTTCACCCCACCTAATCTAGA AGCTCCAGGCACAGGCACAACTGGGGTTTCTGAAAGTGCAGGGGAGGATACAAAAAAAGGGATCAAACAAACGGGCACAATTGGAGGTTCTGAAAGTGCAGGAGAGAATATTAAAGAAGCGGCCAAGAAAAGTGTTGAAGCAGGCACAGAGACGGTCGAAAAAACTGCGAAATCTGCTGCAGATGCTGTCCACCACACTGCTGAGAAGCTCAAAGAGACTGTCTCTGATAATAAAGGATCTCGTGATGACCTCTAA
- the LOC107949282 gene encoding uncharacterized protein isoform X1 has product MKKSRSSLMFLLVWLIFVSHQIVSVVCETGQYIDDEEEKTSFFHVVSSTISSLKKSHLTSWEKIKTVLHGLQLKFTPPNLDFRAPGTGTTGVSESAGEDTKKGIKQTGTIGGSESAGENIKEAAKKSVEAGTETVEKTAKSAADAVHHTAEKLKETVSDNKGSRDDL; this is encoded by the exons ATGAAAAAATCTAGAAGCAGCTTGATGTTCCTTCTTGTTTGGTTAATCTTTGTGTCACATCAAATTGTATCAGTAGTTTGTGAAACAGGGCAATACATTGACGACGAAGAAGAGAAAACATCCTTCTTCCATGTCGTATCAAGCACCATTTCTTCCTTGAAGAAATCTCATCTTACTTCTTGGGAAAAGATCAAAACCGTTCTCCATGGCCTCCAGCTCAAGTTCACCCCACCTAATCTAGA TTTTAGAGCTCCAGGCACAGGCACAACTGGGGTTTCTGAAAGTGCAGGGGAGGATACAAAAAAAGGGATCAAACAAACGGGCACAATTGGAGGTTCTGAAAGTGCAGGAGAGAATATTAAAGAAGCGGCCAAGAAAAGTGTTGAAGCAGGCACAGAGACGGTCGAAAAAACTGCGAAATCTGCTGCAGATGCTGTCCACCACACTGCTGAGAAGCTCAAAGAGACTGTCTCTGATAATAAAGGATCTCGTGATGACCTCTAA